The nucleotide window CGGAAGGCGGACAAGGTCGGCCGGACGGCCTGTCGGATGATGGCCGCTCAGGTCTTCTTCACCTTGCGGGACCTGACGTCCGCGCGAGTGGAACAGGTGGAGCTGCGCGGCGACCGGGGCCAGCTGTGTTCGCTGGGCGCGGACGAGGCGGTGGAGTTCGCCCCCGACAGTGGGTCCGGTGCGCCGGACAGCCAGTACTTCGTCGACGCCAAGGGGCAGGTGGAACGGATACCGGGGAACAGCAAGGGCACCGGCGACCCCGAACCCGTGACCGGACCGCTCGGCAGTGGGACGGTGCCGATGAGCACGGTCGGAGTGGCCCGCGACGAGCAGTTGGCGGCGGGTGTCTCCGCGAACCATCAGGACCTCTACGTCTCCTCCCTCGTCTCGGACGGCGAACTCGCCGAACCCGTCGTGACGAGCAGGGCGAAGAAGCCCGAAGACCGGCTCTCGGCTCCGAGCTGGGACGGTCTGGGCGACCTCTGGGTGGCCGACCGGGACCGGGCGGGACCCAGGCTGCTGCGCCTGGTCGGCGGCGAGGGCACGCCGCAGGAGGTCACCGTGCCGAGCCTGAACGGCGGGCGGATCGAGGCCCTGCGGATGTCGGCCGACGGGGTGCGGATCGCGCTGCTCCTGTCGAAGGACGGGCACACGACGCTCAAGATCGGGCGGGTGCAGCGCCGTGGCCCGGCGGAGCGGCCGCAGGTCTCCGTGGAGGACCTGCGCCAGGCGGCGCCGCAGCTCACGGACGTGTCGGCGATTTCCTGGTCCGGCCGCAGCCGCCTTGTGGTGGTCGGCAAGGAGGAGGGGGGTGTGCAGCAGGTGCGTTATGTGCAGGCGGACGGCTCGACCTCGTCCTCCGGTGTGCTGCCCGGGGTGAACCAGGTGACGGCGGTCGCGGCGGCGGACGACGAACAGCTTCCCCTGATGGCGGAGACCGAGGACGACGGCATCGTGAAGCTGTCTCCGGGCGACAACTGGCAGACGGTGATCAAGGCGGGCTCCTCCCTGGTCTACCCGGGCTGAGGCGGCCGGAGTTTTCCACAGGGGGTGGCCGGTTTCGGCCGCCCCCTGCAGAGTGTCGGGATGCGGGGATGGTGGCGGGAATTCGCCGGACTGGTCCTGCCGGTGGCCTGTGGCGGCTGCGGCAGGCCGCGTACGGACCTTTGCGCGGAGTGCGGGGCCGCGCTGCTCGGCGCGGGGCCGCGCACGGTGAGACCGGTGCCCGAACCCGAGGGACTGCCGTCGGTGCGTGCCGCGGCGCCGTACGAGAACGCGGTACGGGCGATGCTGCTGGCCCACAAGGAGCGAGGCGCACTGGGGCTCGTCGGCGTGCTCGGCAGCGCTCTGGCGGGCGCTGTGCGGGCCGGGGCGGGGCCGGTGTGCGGGGCGGGGCCGCTCCTGCTCGTGCCCGTACCGTCGGCGCGGCGTTCCACTGCCGCGCGGGGGCATGATCCGGCGCGGCGTATCGCCCTTGCGGCAGCGGCGGAGCTGCGGCGCACGGGGACGCCGGCCGGGGTGCTCGCGGTGCTCCGGCAGCGGCGGGCCGTGGCGGACCAGTCAGGGCTCGGGGCCGGACAGCGGCGGGCGAATCTGGCCGGGGCGCTCGAAGTGGCGGGCGGCGCCGGGCGACTTCTCGCGGGCGGCCCGGTGGTGCTGGTCGACGACCTGATGACGACCGGAGCCTCGCTGGCCGAGGCGGCACGCGCGGTCCGCGCAGGCGCCGTGGCGGATGCCGGTGCACGCTGGAGGAACACCGGGGAGCAGGGCCTGCGAGCCGCGGTTGTCTCAGCCTCTCCGTCCGCTTTTGAAATAAACCGGAACTGACGCAGAAGTTGCGTCGTTGCAGCTAGTGAGTAGGCAAATGAACCTGAACGGAGGTACGTGCCGGTAGCGGGTGCCGAGACCGGGCCGGGCAGGCTATGTTCGGTTGTGAGGAATGGTGAATGCCAGACCTCGACGAATGCACCATCAGGTTTCGGGCAAGTGACTCATCGGTAGTCCAGAAACGATGGAACCGGTGGGGTGGAGACCGCGCCGGCGGGGGAGGAGGGGTGAGAGCCGCCGAGTCCGAGGTTCCGGCCAGACCGGAGCCTGGTGCAAAAAGGGAAATGCTCCGCCGTTGAAGCGGAGCGATCCGGGAACGGAGTTCTGCGTGGACATCGTCGTCAAGGGCCGCAAGACCGAGGTGCCCGAGCGGTTCCGCAAGCACGTGGCCGAGAAGTTGAAGCTGGACAAGATCCAGAACTTCGACGGCAAGGTGATCAGCCTGGACGTCGAGGTGTCCAAGGAGCCGAATCCCCGTCAGGCCGACCGTTCCGATCGGGTGGAGATCACGCTCCGCTCCCGCGGGCCTGTCATCCGGGCGGAAGCGGCCGCGGGCGACCCGTACGCGGCGCTGGACCTGGCCACGGGCAAGTTGGAGGCGCGGCTGCGCAAGCAGCACGACAAGCGCTACAGCCGCCGTGGTGCGGGTCGGCTGTCCGCTGCCGAGGTCGGAGAGACCGTGGCGGGCGTCGCGTCGTTCAACGGGAACGGTGAACTGGTCGCCGACGAGGCGTCGACGGGCAGTGTGCCCACCACCAAGATCGGCTCGCTCGAGGTACAGGGTGAGGGGCCGCTGGTGATGCGCGAGAAGACGCACGTCGCGGCACCCATGGCGCTCGACCAGGCGCTCTACGAGATGGAGCTGGTCGGGCACGACTTCTACTTGTTC belongs to Streptomyces finlayi and includes:
- a CDS encoding LpqB family beta-propeller domain-containing protein; amino-acid sequence: MSALLCCGVVVLAGCASMPVTGDVKPVDASQPGDSQVQVYAVPPREGATPIEVVDGFLESMTSDDPEFMTTRKYLTEEAARTWKPSAGTTVLAKAPNRNGPSLGDKDRKRTEGAYTLTGEQVAAVDAQSSYQPLAPTDYSQTLHLVQEKRADGKREWRIDIVPDGLVLGQSDFRRLYRSVNKYYFATGLTNGRSTLVADPVYVRNRTDPVTRMDTATQTVRALLGGPTNWLRPVADSRFPIGTALKKGVTSLAPDDQNVLKVPLNRKADKVGRTACRMMAAQVFFTLRDLTSARVEQVELRGDRGQLCSLGADEAVEFAPDSGSGAPDSQYFVDAKGQVERIPGNSKGTGDPEPVTGPLGSGTVPMSTVGVARDEQLAAGVSANHQDLYVSSLVSDGELAEPVVTSRAKKPEDRLSAPSWDGLGDLWVADRDRAGPRLLRLVGGEGTPQEVTVPSLNGGRIEALRMSADGVRIALLLSKDGHTTLKIGRVQRRGPAERPQVSVEDLRQAAPQLTDVSAISWSGRSRLVVVGKEEGGVQQVRYVQADGSTSSSGVLPGVNQVTAVAAADDEQLPLMAETEDDGIVKLSPGDNWQTVIKAGSSLVYPG
- a CDS encoding ComF family protein; its protein translation is MRGWWREFAGLVLPVACGGCGRPRTDLCAECGAALLGAGPRTVRPVPEPEGLPSVRAAAPYENAVRAMLLAHKERGALGLVGVLGSALAGAVRAGAGPVCGAGPLLLVPVPSARRSTAARGHDPARRIALAAAAELRRTGTPAGVLAVLRQRRAVADQSGLGAGQRRANLAGALEVAGGAGRLLAGGPVVLVDDLMTTGASLAEAARAVRAGAVADAGARWRNTGEQGLRAAVVSASPSAFEINRN
- the hpf gene encoding ribosome hibernation-promoting factor, HPF/YfiA family → MDIVVKGRKTEVPERFRKHVAEKLKLDKIQNFDGKVISLDVEVSKEPNPRQADRSDRVEITLRSRGPVIRAEAAAGDPYAALDLATGKLEARLRKQHDKRYSRRGAGRLSAAEVGETVAGVASFNGNGELVADEASTGSVPTTKIGSLEVQGEGPLVMREKTHVAAPMALDQALYEMELVGHDFYLFVDSESKEPSVVYRRHAYDYGVIRLVTDPLAADEAGGAGGALGG